From one Triticum urartu cultivar G1812 chromosome 3, Tu2.1, whole genome shotgun sequence genomic stretch:
- the LOC125545523 gene encoding uncharacterized protein LOC125545523 isoform X1: MDGTRRGRRLLVSLCFLCLAVLLPGALLASPAAGRKRRQAGFDHYVLALQWPGTVCRQTNHCCSSNGCCRSNPLNWFTIQTKFRISHKIIDNTDFIFLCCGHNRWAVAAVQLRWVAVVLQANHHVQHEQDRDAEADPGEVLAVALLRRHLHLLRRERPLLGPRVGDSWNVWLPGDTGRVRLLLHGALPLQQVQRHESSAESAHLPAERPQVRGGAHRGRHRPRLRPAAAPRLQERLRAGAQALLPQGLPAPGLRVGGRRCVVLQQEKTLPSLRHPPILQTVCVGEHHGGPPAEPSGESAARTRAELPITDRHGRALSDCSIEVCPEA; the protein is encoded by the exons ATGGACGGGACGAGGCGCGGGAGGCGGCTCCTCGTGTCGCTCTGCTTCCTCTGCCTGGCCGTGCTGCTCCCCGGCGCGCTGCTGGCGTCGCCGGCGGCCGGGAGGAAGCGGCGGCAGGCCGGGTTCGACCACTACGTGCTGGCCCTGCAGTGGCCCGGCACCGTCTGCCGCCAGACCAACCACTGCTGCAGCTCCAACGGCTGCTGCCG ATCAAACCCTCTCAACTGGTTCACGATCC AAACAAAATTCAGAATCAGTCACAAGATCATAGACAATACCGATTTCATCTTTCTTTGTTGCGGACATAACAGATGGGCTGTGGCCGCAGTACAGCTACGGTGGGTGGCCGTCGTGCTGCAGGCCAACCACCACGTTCAACATGAACAAG ATCGCGATGCTGAGGCCGATCCTGGAGAAGTACTGGCCGTCGCTCTACTGCGGCGACACCTCCACCTGCTTCGGCGGGAGAGGCCCCTTCTGGGCCCACGAG TGGG CGACTCATGGAACGTGTGGCTACCCGGAGATACAGGACGAGTACGACTACTTCTCCACGGCGCTCTACCTCTACAGCAAGTACAACGTCACG AAAGCTCTGCGGAAAGCGCACATCTACCCGCGGAACGGCCGCAAGTACGCGGTGGCGCACATCGTGGACGCCATCGACCACGCcttcggccggctgccgcacCTCGTCTGCAAGAACGGCTCCGTGCAGGAGCTCAGGCTCTGCTTCCACAAGGACTACCAG CCCCGGGATTGCGGGTCGGAGGACGACGATGCGTCGTCCTACAGCAGGAGAAGACATTGCCCTCGCTACGTCACCCTCCCATCCTACAAACAGTCTG CGTCGGGGAACACCACGGAGGGCCGCCTGCGGAACCCAGTGGAGAATCAGCCGCGCGTACACGGGCAGAGCTACCTATAACTGATCGTCACGGCCGGGCGCTGTCGGACTGCTCCATCGAAGTGTGTCCTGAAGCCTGA
- the LOC125545523 gene encoding ribonuclease 2-like isoform X2 — protein MDGTRRGRRLLVSLCFLCLAVLLPGALLASPAAGRKRRQAGFDHYVLALQWPGTVCRQTNHCCSSNGCCRSNPLNWFTIHGLWPQYSYGGWPSCCRPTTTFNMNKIAMLRPILEKYWPSLYCGDTSTCFGGRGPFWAHEWATHGTCGYPEIQDEYDYFSTALYLYSKYNVTKALRKAHIYPRNGRKYAVAHIVDAIDHAFGRLPHLVCKNGSVQELRLCFHKDYQPRDCGSEDDDASSYSRRRHCPRYVTLPSYKQSASGNTTEGRLRNPVENQPRVHGQSYL, from the exons ATGGACGGGACGAGGCGCGGGAGGCGGCTCCTCGTGTCGCTCTGCTTCCTCTGCCTGGCCGTGCTGCTCCCCGGCGCGCTGCTGGCGTCGCCGGCGGCCGGGAGGAAGCGGCGGCAGGCCGGGTTCGACCACTACGTGCTGGCCCTGCAGTGGCCCGGCACCGTCTGCCGCCAGACCAACCACTGCTGCAGCTCCAACGGCTGCTGCCG ATCAAACCCTCTCAACTGGTTCACGATCC ATGGGCTGTGGCCGCAGTACAGCTACGGTGGGTGGCCGTCGTGCTGCAGGCCAACCACCACGTTCAACATGAACAAG ATCGCGATGCTGAGGCCGATCCTGGAGAAGTACTGGCCGTCGCTCTACTGCGGCGACACCTCCACCTGCTTCGGCGGGAGAGGCCCCTTCTGGGCCCACGAG TGGG CGACTCATGGAACGTGTGGCTACCCGGAGATACAGGACGAGTACGACTACTTCTCCACGGCGCTCTACCTCTACAGCAAGTACAACGTCACG AAAGCTCTGCGGAAAGCGCACATCTACCCGCGGAACGGCCGCAAGTACGCGGTGGCGCACATCGTGGACGCCATCGACCACGCcttcggccggctgccgcacCTCGTCTGCAAGAACGGCTCCGTGCAGGAGCTCAGGCTCTGCTTCCACAAGGACTACCAG CCCCGGGATTGCGGGTCGGAGGACGACGATGCGTCGTCCTACAGCAGGAGAAGACATTGCCCTCGCTACGTCACCCTCCCATCCTACAAACAGTCTG CGTCGGGGAACACCACGGAGGGCCGCCTGCGGAACCCAGTGGAGAATCAGCCGCGCGTACACGGGCAGAGCTACCTATAA